Proteins from one Pontibacter korlensis genomic window:
- a CDS encoding YicC/YloC family endoribonuclease — MLQSMTGFGSARLDADQYSISVEIRSLNSKSMDLSVRTPKFLSDKEYEIRNMVQKALVRGKVSVTVEFTKNKSQKARNTVNKDLLKAYFTELSDVADQVGAEKGEIFRLALHMPEVLQQEEQDEETAEADWELVQPLIQEALQNINTFRADEGKALTTEIVSYIDRIRILLAEIEKQDPVRVENIRARIRGHIGELSSSEHFDQNRFEQEMIYYMEKLDIAEEKVRLVNHLHYFTETVYLPEPTGKKLGFISQEIGREINTIGSKANDATIQHYVVEMKEELEKIKEQINNIL, encoded by the coding sequence ATGTTGCAGTCAATGACAGGCTTTGGCAGTGCCCGCCTCGACGCCGACCAGTATTCCATCTCCGTAGAAATCCGCTCGCTCAACTCTAAAAGTATGGACCTGAGCGTGCGTACGCCTAAATTCTTGTCTGATAAAGAGTATGAGATCCGGAACATGGTGCAGAAGGCGCTGGTGCGTGGCAAGGTGAGTGTAACTGTGGAATTCACAAAGAACAAGTCGCAGAAGGCACGTAACACTGTAAACAAAGACCTGCTGAAAGCATACTTTACTGAGCTTAGCGATGTGGCAGACCAGGTAGGGGCAGAAAAAGGAGAGATTTTTAGGTTGGCCCTGCATATGCCAGAAGTACTACAGCAAGAGGAGCAGGACGAAGAAACAGCCGAGGCTGATTGGGAGCTTGTGCAGCCGCTTATCCAGGAGGCACTTCAAAATATAAATACTTTCCGGGCTGACGAAGGTAAAGCGCTTACAACAGAGATTGTGTCCTATATAGACCGAATTAGAATCCTGTTAGCCGAGATAGAGAAGCAGGACCCGGTGCGCGTCGAGAATATCCGTGCTCGTATTCGTGGCCACATAGGCGAACTCTCTTCTTCTGAGCACTTTGACCAGAACCGTTTTGAGCAGGAGATGATTTACTACATGGAGAAGTTGGACATTGCCGAGGAAAAAGTGCGTTTGGTAAACCACCTGCACTACTTTACCGAAACGGTATACTTGCCAGAGCCGACAGGTAAGAAGCTAGGCTTTATCTCCCAGGAAATTGGCCGTGAGATTAACACCATCGGTTCCAAAGCCAACGATGCTACCATTCAGCACTACGTAGTAGAGATGAAGGAAGAGTTAGAGAAGATAAAAGAACAGATCAACAATATCTTGTAA